In one Marinitoga sp. 1197 genomic region, the following are encoded:
- a CDS encoding TIGR00725 family protein yields MNIAVIGYSGDPEKEPIKTLQNIIFELGKIISKNNWTLFSGGRDGVMELISKSVKEHGGKTVGILPWEINGNDYLDISIKTGLDFSMRSYVLVKSVDIVISIGGEIGTGIEILGAYANRKPVILLSGTGGWTDRIQKILIDGKYLDNRKLSEVYIVNDLNKLEELLKKLQEEYYD; encoded by the coding sequence ATGAATATAGCTGTTATAGGTTATTCCGGAGATCCAGAAAAAGAACCAATTAAAACTCTTCAAAACATTATATTTGAATTAGGTAAAATTATATCTAAAAATAATTGGACATTATTTAGCGGTGGCAGAGATGGAGTTATGGAATTAATTTCCAAATCTGTTAAGGAGCATGGAGGAAAAACTGTTGGAATATTACCGTGGGAAATTAATGGAAATGATTATCTTGATATTTCAATAAAAACAGGCCTTGACTTTTCTATGAGGTCTTATGTACTGGTTAAAAGCGTTGATATTGTTATTAGTATTGGTGGTGAAATTGGAACTGGTATAGAGATTTTAGGAGCATATGCAAATAGAAAACCTGTAATTTTATTAAGTGGTACTGGTGGATGGACTGATAGAATTCAAAAAATTCTTATTGATGGAAAATATCTTGATAATAGAAAATTGTCAGAAGTTTATATTGTTAATGATTTAAACAAATTGGAAGAACTATTAAAAAAATTACAGGAGGAATATTATGATTAG
- the gltX gene encoding glutamate--tRNA ligase produces MIRLRFAPSPTGNLHVGGVRTALFNWLFAKKNNGKFVLRIEDTDTERSKKEFEDNIIEALKWCNLNWDEGPDINGNYGPYRQSERLELYRKYINLLIEKNMAYYAVYNNNNEEFFVSNSYPENYKEYSIVVKFKVDKKGYTEFNDLLKGNIKFRNDLLDDFIILRSNGIPVYNFTVVIDDHFMNITHVIRGEDHISNTQKQIMLYKAFGWKVPEFMHIPLILGNDKKPLSKRHGGTTVEYFRNEGILSDALMNYLALLGWTVEEEIFNFKDKVSLFTPQKISNKGVVFDYEKLEWMCGKHLRMKKIESLYFEFIEWLDYQKDFSLKNKIEEDKEYSLNVLSICREKVNTLKQLKDFSYNFFIDDFYYEDKFLDKFLKKDWAIDLIKISQKKFENLEDYTVENVENVIRNIADLKITSKKNTFQTIRGIVLGKLVTPGLFESIAILGKEKTLSRFKKAEVFIYEHFRK; encoded by the coding sequence ATGATTAGATTGAGATTTGCACCAAGCCCCACCGGGAATTTACATGTTGGTGGTGTTAGGACTGCTTTGTTTAACTGGCTTTTTGCCAAGAAAAATAACGGTAAATTTGTTTTAAGAATAGAAGATACAGATACTGAAAGATCAAAAAAAGAGTTTGAAGATAATATAATAGAAGCCCTAAAATGGTGTAACTTAAATTGGGATGAGGGCCCGGATATTAATGGAAATTATGGTCCGTATAGGCAGAGTGAAAGATTAGAATTATACAGAAAATATATTAATTTATTAATCGAAAAAAATATGGCATACTATGCTGTTTATAATAATAATAATGAAGAATTTTTTGTTTCAAATAGCTATCCGGAAAATTATAAAGAATATAGTATTGTTGTTAAGTTTAAAGTTGATAAAAAAGGTTATACTGAATTCAATGACTTATTGAAAGGTAATATAAAGTTCAGAAATGATTTATTAGATGATTTTATAATTTTGCGTTCTAATGGTATTCCTGTATATAATTTCACTGTTGTAATAGATGATCACTTTATGAATATTACCCATGTTATTAGAGGTGAGGACCATATTTCTAATACTCAAAAACAAATAATGTTATATAAAGCTTTTGGATGGAAAGTACCAGAATTTATGCATATTCCTTTGATTCTTGGTAATGATAAAAAACCCTTAAGTAAAAGGCATGGCGGTACTACTGTCGAATACTTCAGAAATGAAGGTATATTAAGTGATGCTTTAATGAATTATCTCGCTTTGTTAGGATGGACTGTAGAAGAAGAAATTTTTAATTTTAAAGATAAAGTTTCATTATTTACTCCACAAAAAATTTCAAATAAAGGTGTAGTATTTGATTATGAAAAGTTGGAATGGATGTGCGGAAAACATTTGCGAATGAAAAAAATTGAAAGTCTATACTTTGAATTTATTGAATGGTTAGATTATCAAAAAGATTTTTCTTTAAAGAATAAAATCGAAGAAGATAAAGAATATTCTTTAAATGTTTTATCGATTTGTAGGGAGAAAGTTAATACTTTAAAACAGTTAAAGGATTTTTCATATAATTTCTTTATCGATGATTTTTATTATGAAGATAAGTTTCTCGATAAGTTTTTAAAAAAAGATTGGGCAATTGATTTAATAAAAATATCACAGAAAAAATTTGAAAATTTAGAAGATTATACAGTTGAAAATGTTGAAAATGTTATCAGAAATATTGCAGATTTAAAAATAACTTCTAAAAAGAATACATTTCAAACTATACGAGGCATTGTTTTAGGAAAGTTAGTCACACCAGGCTTATTTGAATCTATAGCAATTTTAGGTAAAGAAAAAACTTTATCGCGTTTTAAAAAAGCAGAGGTGTTTATATATGAACATTTTAGAAAATAA